The stretch of DNA GGCAGTTCGATTATTCAATATCAGACAGGATATCTACATTTTTATTCGGGAAAAACAGGCATTTCAAACGCCTGTCCGAGGTGGCGGAAAAATATTATGAAGACACCTCAGGCAACAACAAATGACCTTTCTTTAAGATTCTCCCAGTAATCCGCCCCGCATCCCCTGCAATAACCACCCGAAAGAACAGAATCGGGATCGAATTCGGAAAGAACTCTTTCATAATCACTCTCCCCGGGATCAACTACGGTCACGGAATCTATCTCGTATTCCGGCATTATTTCAAATAATACATCCAGTTTTTCCGGGAACACTGCAATATCCTGCTGGTATTCAAGAATCGAAGAGATCGTTTTCGAACCGCCCGCCGGTGAAAAGAAGAACAACTTCGGATCGGACAATTCCTCAAGCTCAATCTCAGAAAAACGGTCTGAAATAATGATATGCCCTTTTATACCGCGATCTCTCTGCTCACGCATCATCTTCCTGTACACCTCGCACAGGGCTGAGATGAAATCCGCGTGATCGTTGAAGTAATAATCCTGTATCCCGAGGGAAGAAGGTGCGGGCAGTGCCATATAGCATCCTTTTCGTAATTTCCGGACCCTTTGGGCATCCAGCGATATATCATCCGGAACAGGATACGGTTCTGAGCAAAGACAGTCGGATTTAATTCCTCCGATCGATTCGGAGACCCTCGCCGAATAGTAAAGGCCACCCGTACACGGGATATCCACCTTTTTCTGGGCAAGGAGAGATTTTTCGAGATTATAAGAAACCAGATCGCACCGTGATCCCCTTTGTCCTGAAATCCATTTCGCAAGGCCTTTGGAATCGGGTTCGCCCATGTATTCCGAACCAAGAGACCGGAGGACAAGATCATATCTTCTTTTCATGAATATCAGATATTTATACAATTAATAGCTAAAAAATTAGGCATGAATAAATCCCCCGTTCTTGTGACCTGCGGGCTTCCATATACCAACGGCCCGTGCCATATAGGTCACCTCAGAACATACGTTCCTGCCGATTTCTACGTCCGTTTCCTTCGGCATTGCGGAGAGGAAGTGGTCTTTATCTGCGGATCTGACAACCACGGAACTCCCGTCGTAATCAGCTCCGAAGCGGAAGGGATCTCACCCCGTGAAATATGTGAGAGATATCATACTCATTTTTACGAGACTTTCAGGAAGATGGAAGTGATCTTTGACAGGTTCGGGATGACGGACGACCCCGCCAACCATAAGAGAACCAGATCGATTGTCACGGACCTGATAAATAACGGATACATATACGAAAAGACCGTCAGCCAGTGCTATTGTCCGCATTGCGAGATGTTCCTGCCGGACAGGTACGTCGAAGGCACATGCCCGCACTGCGGGGAGAAGGCAAGAGGAGACGAATGCGATCAGGGCTGCGGCAAGCACCTTGAACCCGGCGAAGTTCTGGACCCGGTCTGCAAGATCTGCGGGGAAAAGGCTGAGATGAGGGAACAGGATCACTTCTTCTTCAAACTTGGCGATTTCAATGATTTCCTGAAGGGTTTCCTCCCGGAACTGAAAGGGACGCTCAACGCGAGAAATTACGCGATGGGCTGGATAAACGAAGGTCTGCACGACTGGTGTATTACACGGACACTCGACTGGGGAGTCAAATTCCCGGGAAGAGACGATCTTGTCGTATATGTCTGGGTCGATGCACCGATCGGCTATATGGCGTTCACCGAGGAATGGGCGGAAAAGACCGGCGGGAACTGGGAACAGTTCTGGAAGGGAGACGCACCCATAACCCATTTCATAGGACAGGACATCATTTATCATCACTGCATATTCTGGCCGGCGCTCCTGAAAGGTTCTGGGTATTCGACCCCTTATTCAATAGTCGCCAGCGGAATGGTGAAGATAGATGACAGAACCTTTTCGAAGAGCAGGGGCTATGTCGTCTGGACCAACGACGATTATCTCGATCTCGGCCTGTCGCCGGACTATCTCAGGTATTACCTGCTGTCCTATACGAGCCACACGAAAGAGCTGAATTTTTCATGGAGAGAATTCCAGGCGAGGGTAAACAACGAGCTTGTAGATACTCTCGGGAATTTCATATACAGGACGGTCCACTTCGCATCAAAGAAGCTTGGCGGAATTCCGGATATCGGTGCCGACGAGGAGATCCTTGAAGAGATAAAGAAGAGAACCGCACTTGCAGAGTCTGCCGCAAGGGAGTACGAATTCAAATCCTCTATCGAGGAGATGATGGCTCTTGCATCGTTCGGAAATACATACATCCAGACCAATGCACCGTGGAAGATGATCAAAGAGGACAGAGAAGGAGCGGAAAAAGTAATCCGCAACTGCCTCCAGATAGTAAAGGCACTTGCTCTCCTCTTCGATTCGGTAATTCCTGAAAAGGCACAGAATATCTGGGAGCAGCTTGGTTACGTGGACAAGATTTCCGATCACAACCTATCCGAAGTAACGGACGGATTCAGCGGTACGAAGCTGAACAAACCGGAGATACTTTTTGAGAAGATCGAAGACGAAAAGATTGCCGAATACGAGTCGACCATGAATATGAGGGTCGAACAGGCAAAACAGAAAGAAAACAGAACAACGACAACAAAGGAAGAGAAGAAGATGATATCTATTGACGAATTTGCAAATGTAGAGATGAAGACGGCAAAGATTCTCGAAGCTGAAAAGATCGAAGGATCGGATAAACTCCTGAAGATCCAGGTCGACCTCGGCGATGAAAAGAGACAGATCGTATCTGGTATTGCCAAATTTTACAACCCGGAGGAGCTCATAGGTACCGATGTCATCGTCGTTACAAACCTGAAGCCCGCAAAATTGTTCGGTGTCGAGTCGCAGGGCATGATCCTTGCGGCAGGCGACGAGGCATCGCTTTTAACACCGAAACGCGATGTCTCTCCAGGGACGAAAGTTCTCTAAGAACTACTATTCTCTTATTTTTAGATTTAAACGGGCATAAGCCCCTGCGGGGCAGCCCTATGCTAAATTCGCTACGCGAATTTGCGCAACGGTGATAACCCGGCCTGGACTCTACCCGTTCGAAAGAATACATTTCATGAAACGAACCGGTGACCGAAGGTCGCCCTAGGTTTCGGAAGGGCGAAGCCCTTCGGTTGCCTCGGCCGCGAGAAGAACAATCCCAAAAATGGAGGTTGTCCCGGGTTTCGAAAGGGAGACAGCCCTCCGGTTGCCTCAGACGGGAAAATGGAGCCGGAGGGATGCTTGTCCATCCCGAAGGTGACCTATCGCCACAGAGGGGGTGGGTCGCAGGGAGGGGGAAACTTCCCCCTCCCTTAACCATGAATAATTCAACAAATCTAAGATCTTTCACAGCCCTTCAAAAAAATCATAAAAAAAACAACGGGCCTGGAGGGATTCGAACCCCCGACATCCGGGTTAGAAGCCCGGCGCTATGTCCAGGCTAAGCCACAGGCCCAAACAAAAGATTACCTTATATTATACGCCTGTTCAGGTTAATTAATCTTTTTTTTTCAAAAAAAATTTAGCCGGCATGGAAGACTGCCGACGGGAGAATGTCAACGACAGTCGGTTTGGCCCAGTACCTTCCGTCAACACCCTTCGCAATAGTGTTGTCAACATATTTTACCTGAATTCTGGCCGACATTCTCTCCTTTTCCTCGTAATAATAGGGATTGATATATTCGACCATTCTCTTCATGTTTATCGTTATAGAGAGAACCTCGACGATAATCCCGGGATCGCCCGAGCACACATCATCGAGATCGATATGCGTCATGAACACATGATCGCCGGGGAGAACATCAGTGAGAGTGATAATGTTATGGGCGCTCTGGAGTTCAAGAGTCCTCGGTTTTCCCTTCTTTAATTCCGCTATTACATTCGGGGAAATACCGGTAATTGCTGCAATCTTCATTCCTGCCACCCTCAACCGTACATTGGCAGGTGCTCTTTCTTAGGTACCTGCTGCTGCTCTTCCGTTTTCTGCACCTGTTCCGCCATCTTCTGCATGGTTGCCTCGATCTCTTCGGCCTGCTCCATCAGCGGTTTGACATCGACATTCAACTCCTCATATACCTTGTTAAGCACCTCAAGGACTGAAACTGCCGAACGTGGGTCCGGGGTGTTTACAGTTTCCCCGAGGAATCCAATACAGGGGATCTCAAGGGCCTTGCAATCCGAGAGTATGCTTCCGGGAACGCCGGAGATACTTCCCATCGAAAGGATCTCAGTGTGGTCCTTTATTTTTTCGAGCAGACCCTGTTCGGTCGCGACACCGAACACTCTCTTTTCCAGGGTATTGGTCACAATTCCGGCAATGACATTGATCTCCCCGACATCGTAGTCCTTCAGCCACTGGATAATCGTATTCGACAGTTCATAGCTGATTGTCGGATGAATCGGTATATCCGAAACAAATGCAAACATCGAATCCTTTTCATAAATTCTCAACGGGGCGTTTACAAGTCCGTCCATCATCATTACTATCGGCGGGAAGTACTTGCTTGTGATGCTCCCGACATATTCAAAACCTGCATTATCAACAAGATACTGCATAGAGATGCTGCCAACAAGACCGCTTCCGGGGAAACCGATAAGTGCTATATCGTGCTTGCCTTTTGAAGGCTCAGCTTTAATTCTTATATCTTCCATAAAATCCCCTAATTATCTCATTGGCGAAACAGTTTATATACATTCCCATAATGCACAATTCAAACGGGCAGAATTCGCAAATATCGCGATCTGAATAAATTAATCCGATGAAGGACAATAATACTGCATGCAGGAATACTCCATTAAAAGAGGTTTCAAAGACGGCCTCGAAGAAAGGATGAAAGACGGTCTTGAGAAATATTTCGACGCTGTCGGTACTGAAAAAGACGGACACTATGAGATAGAATTCGGATCGTTCAGCTGCCTTGAAGCATGGATCAACGAAAAAGGAAGCCTCCTGTGTGTCGACACACATTCAAGATCGGACCTATACGATTCATTCTCCGAAGACGAGGCCGACAAGATCGTTCTCGATACGAACAGGAGATTCAGGGACTACCTGGAGTACGTCACCGGCTACAACACGAAAGAACGAAAGAAGAAAGCAACTGAAGCTGTTAAAAACAAATAATCAATAATTTTTGTTCAAATTAATAAAATAAAAAAATTAAATTCATTCGATTACGATCGCCGGCTTGAACGGAAGCGCCTGCTGTGCCTTCTGGTGAGTGCTCTCCTCTGCAGGAACAATATTTAGAGGAAGACCAAACTCCTTTTCGATGAACTCTCTCGCACTTTCGAAGACCTCCTCCTCGTCTATCGAAACAGAAGATATTCTCTCGACAACCTCGGGAGGCAGACGGTGGATCAGGTTTGTAATCTGTTTTGCGGCATCTGTCGCACTCTTTCCACGTTTTCTCATATCTTCGTCCTTCATGATCTCAGAGATCACCTTGCCTTTGTTGTCGGCCATGGAAATCTTTTCAAATATACTGAACTTCCAGTCGGGGGAGATGAAAAGCGTGAGGCCCGAAGGCTCTATCTGGATCAGCTTCATGATCGAATCGATATCCTCGACCGTTCTCGACAGGAGCTCCTCCGCAAGCTCAAGGGACGGATCGATCAGTGACTCATCAGGTTCAGGCCAGGATGAAAACGCGACCTGCCCCTCTCCGCCGATCTCTTCCCAGAGTTTCTGTGCCGAGAAAGGTATGAAAGGTGCAAGCAGCCTGATCCATGAATCGCTGATCTTGTTCACGGCGGCAGACTGGCGGACATCGCCCGGGAGCCTCTTCCTGTACCACTTGAGATCCGACTCTATGGCAAAATATGCCTCCTGAAGCGCCTGGCGGGTCTGGAAAGAGTTCATTGCCGCAGTTGCGTTCTTTATATGCTCCTGCATCCTGGATATGAGCCATGTATCTATCGGGTATTCCCCGTCAGCCTCAAGGCTGTCTTCCACATTATTGATGAAGCGTTCAATCTGTTTTCTTGTCGATGAAACAAGCTCCCGTCTCCAGTCGAAGTCCTGCCAGGGTTCCGCACTTCCGACAAGGAACATACGAACGGTATCAGCACCGACTTCCTCCACGGCATCCTCAAGCAGGATCACATTTCCTTTTGAAGAGGACATCTTCGCTCCTTCAAGGAGTCCCATTCCGAAGACAACCATTCCCCGGGGCTGCAGTTCCTTCGGGAACAGCGCCTTGTGATGGAACAGCTGGAACGTAAGATGGTTAGAGATCAGGTCCTTTGCCGAGAACCTGAAATCATATGGATACCAGTATAGGAATTCGGACCTGAGATCCTCGACCGTCTCCTTGTCGAGAGGCAGACCTTCAGACGAGCCTTTCCCGAGGAATATATAATCGAATACCTCGGGGGTCAGCTTTGCTGCTTCGAGTTTTATCAGCTTGTGCGCAATCGTATAGAAGGCCATATAGATTGTCGAATCCGAGAGCGGTTCGACGAGCCAGTTCTTGTCCCACGGCAGTTTGGTTCCGAGACCTACGCGGCGGGTGCACGCCCAGTCGTTCAGCCAGTCTATCGTCCTGTCGAATTCGGCACGGACTTCGGCGGGTACAATATTTATCTCCTTAAGCTGTTCGTGAACAGCCTCTTTCCATACGGGATCGCTGTACTGCAGGAACCACTGGTCCTTTAAGATCCTCACATAGACCGTTCCGCCGCAGCGGCACATGACGTTGCGCACGTCAAACTCGTACATTACATGAGAGCCGTGCTGTTCCAGCATAATCTGGGAGAACTCTTCACGGGCAACCTTCACCGGTTTTCCGCCGTACTGGGGCAACATACGCCCGCCGGAAAATTCCGCACTGTAGACCTCCTGCGTAAGAGTCTCCATACCGGGATCGTTCTGGTCTTTTATACCCGATCTCTCAACTGCATCCCTTGCGGGGCACTCCCCGTAACCCTCGACAACAATGAGCGGAACGGGTTTTATGGAAGTATATTTCCCTGCGGACTGAAGATCCCTCAGGGCGATATAGTCGAAGGGAGCATGTGCCGGGACACTCATTACGATTCCGGTCGCCATATTGGGATCGACAAAGGTCGCAGGCAGTACAGGTACTTCTCCGCAGAACGGATTCGACACAGTCTGGTCGACCAGTTCCGAACCCTTAATTTCGCCAAGATCTTCTACGACATGATCCTGGAGACCGATCTTTTTCGCCGCCTCGGGAGAGAGAATCCACTTCTGGCCGTCCACCAGGACCTTCCTGTAGATGACATCAGGGTTTATCCAGAGATTTGTAACTCCGTATGTCGTCTCGGGCCTGAGAGTAGCGCACGGGATCAGGAAATCGTTCCACTTAAACATTATCAGTACGAATTTGACTATCTCCGCCTTCTCTCCCTCAAGCAGGTCGTGGTCTCCGACAGGGTTGTCGCACTGAGGGCAGTACTTTACCGGATGTGCCCCACGGACGACATGGTTGCCCTCCATCAGGTGAAGGTACTGCCATTCGATGAATTTGCTGTACTGGGGGTATACTGTAGTAAAGCGCCTTCTCCAGTCGATTGAAAGACCACAGTTGCGCATAATCCGTTCATATTCGCTGCTGAAATAGCGGACAATCTCGTCGGGATCAACGAATTTTTCCAGGACATCTTCGGGAACCCTGTACAGATCGCGGTACAGTTTGATTGTCTTCTCATCCCCGTTTGCGATTCTCCTCGAAATACCGATTACAGGCGTTCCGGTTACATGGAATGCCATCGGGAAGAGAACATGCTTACCACGCATCCTGTAATAGCGTGCGATCACGTCAGGAACTATATACGTCCTGCCGTGCCCTACATGCATCGCACCGCTTGGATACGGATAGGCAACATTTACATAGAATTTATCTGCTTCGCCCGGGTCAGCTTCAAAAATATGCGACCAGGCGTCCCTGTATTCTTTTTCATATTCACGCATGTCAAATTTCGCCAATTAAAACCAGCTCCGAATAATTGATAATAAGTTATTTTATACAGGCCTCAGCCTGATCTCTTCTCCGTCATTATACCTGCGTATCATTTCCTGTGCGATACTGTTGTTTTTGGACATATGGATCTCGCCGTCGTCATTTACCGTGGCGGTGAAGAGGTACTCCTTCCCTCCGAAAACATCCACGATCTTTCCCCTGTTCTCAGGAGAACTGACGATAAGATTCTTCCTGTCGATGCGGATATCGAGGCCGCCCTTTTTACCGGCGTCCCCTGCTGCAGGCATAAGAACGGGTTTGTCATAATCGGCCTCCTTCTTCGGCTGAACTTCCGACGAATATTCACTCATCGGCCGTATATCGATACCGATACTCAATTTATTAACAATAGAGGCGACGTTTTTCCCGCCCTTTCCGATTGCTGCAGGAACATCCTTGTCGTCGATATAAACGACCGCCTTATTCTCATTCTGCATGGAGACTATGATCTTTCCTGCAGTGAAACGGCCGATCTCTCTCTGGATCTCTCTCTCCACAAGCCTCATGGAGATATCTCCGCCTGCCGCTTCCTTCTCCGCTTCCGGCTGTTTTCCCGGTTCGGACAACTCGGTTGCCTTTTCAGAGATCAATATGGTCTCACCGTCATACCTGAAGATCTCGGACTCGACCTTTCCGGTGGAGTAATTGACGACCGATATTACAGGCCTTATCGACAGTTCGTCATCCTCATCAGGTATGAATTCGGGCACTTTGAAATCGAAGAGAAGGTCATAAACTGCTGCGATCTCACCGTCTTTTACGAGAACAATCGTATCGATCACCTGGTTGATTACACCGAATTCGACCCTTCCAAGGAATCTCTGCAGGGCATCCCCGGCATTTGTTGCGTGCACGACGCCCACCATGCCTACACCTGCAAGCCGCATATCTGCAAACACCCTGAAATCGACATTTTTCCTGAGTTCATCGAATATGACGAAATCCGGCCTTATCAGGAGCATGACCTCTGCGGTATTCTCCATGCTTCCTTCGAGTGCGGTGTACTGCGTAATTTTGTCAGGAACCTGGATATCTCTCGGTGCCTCCATAGTCTTGACAACAGAACCCTTTTCAGACAGGAATACCGCTGCACTCTGTGCAAGAGTAGTCTTTCCAGTACCCGGAGCTCCGGTGATAATAATTCCCCTCTTCCCTCCGGAAAGCTTCTTCCCGATAACATCGGCCATCTTGTAGTCGTTAAGCGATCTTTCGACGATGGGTCTTACCGCTGTAATCTCCATACCATCTGAGAACGGCCTCCTGGAGATGGATATACGCATCGAGCCTATCTGAACGATAGTTATACCTCTCTTCTCGAGTTCGATGAATCCGTCGGGATCTCTCTTTGCCCTCTCAAGTATCTCCTGGGACATGTGTTTCAGTTCATATTCGGAGAGAGGCTCTTCCCTGAGATAGATGATTTTGCTGTCGCGAAGCGTCCCCTTCTTTGCCACAGGCTTTGTTCTCTCTTTTAAAAAGACCGCCAGGGTATTCTCATCGAAATAGTTATCGATTGTCAGAGGTGAGAATTCCCCGATCTGGGGTTTTAGGTATAATACATTAATCCCCTTCGCTCTTGCAACCTCGGACTGAACTATATCCGATGTTATAAACAGGGCGTCTTCGTGCTCAAGAGCGACCTTTCGGATTAAAGCATCGATCTCTCCCCCGCTTGCCAGTTTTACCTGGTCAAGACTGGGTCTCTCGCCCACATATTTAATCTCTATAATCCCTTCTTCTGCCAGTTTTGAAAGTTCCTGAAGCTCGGTAAGACCGCTGAAACCGATTTCTCGACCCTGGTTTGCCTGCGCCTCCAATTCTGCTATTACGGCCTCCGGAACAATTATTGTGGCCCCTTTATATTCACCCGAATCCTGAATCATCGAGGTGATGCGTCCGTCTATAACGACGCTGGTATCTGGTACAAGTTTCATTAAAAAACCACCATTAAACTCATGTTGCTAATCATTAATTATACTTTTATTAAAAATCATGAAAAATAAAAAGCCGGAAATCTGCCGGACATATGGTTCCGCTGAAGTGATTCATCCGCCATTTACGGAGATTTTAATTTTTTGTCATTCTTTTTATAAATCAAACCAGGATCAAACATCTTTTTTGCCACCACTTCACCGTCTATTGTCCTGTAAAAACACTTTTCATAGCCTGTATGGCATGCGCCCTTTCCCTTCTGCCTGACCTGGTAGACGAGGGTATCCTCATCGCAGTCGACAAGTATCCTCACAATCTCCTGGACATTGCCGCTCTCTTCGCCTTTCTTCCAGATCTTTCCCCGGCTCCGGGAATAATAATGTGCATAACCCGTGGCAACTGTCTTATTAACTGCATCCTGATTTGCATATGCAAGCATCAGGACTTCCATTGAATCCGCATCCTGTGCAATTACAGGAACAAGGCCGTTATCGTCAAAATTTATTTTCAGCATTATACAACTCCGGCGATCTGCAATAATAAACTGAATATATCACCTATAAAAAACGTGAACAGGAATCCTGCCAGTATGGGAATGATAAACGGAACCCCGAAACTGATCCACACAGAACCGGCCTTTTTGTAGAGTTCCAGCTCTTTTTTGTATTCGGAAGGATTGTTCCGGAAATCCTGGGTATACATCCTCCTTTTTCCCGAGACCATTCTGCCGATTGATGAACTGAACTTCAGGAACTTCCTCTCGATCCGATCGCCGTTTTCTTCAAACTCCTCGATGATATACCCGAAATGATCAGTGATGTCCTTCCCCGGAACAGGGTAACCGATGAACATATACTTCAGCGGAGCCCTGTTCTTTTTAAGGACATTATAGATGAACAATCCCACAGGTACTGAAAGGTTCAACAATACCGCATTGAGCATTACGCTCATCGGGAAGAAGAATGTCACCTCCGGATAACCCCATAAGGGTACAACCGGGAAAAAAGGGATCGTGGAGGATATTATTATCATCGCCGTAGAATCGGCTCCGCCCCAGAGATGCATAACCGAGATCAGCTCGAGGAAGATGCAGAAGATAAACGAGATTAATGCAAATATTGAAAAAAAGTTGATATAGCCGGTAAAATAGCTGAATACCAGAACGGAGGAGGGTATTGATAATAAAAACCATGAGATATATGTCTCCGCCAGGATCTTTTTGTCGAGCTCGGAACTGTCGACCTTTTTGATATAAACAGTATATGCCCAGTCTAAAAAGAGTAGCATAAATGCAATTATAAAGGGAAGGATCGAGAACTGCAAAATATCGATCCCGGCATACTGACCGTAGTTGAGATAGTAAAAAATAATCACCAGAGCACCTGCAACTGCAATTGCAGGAATCCACGTCACAAACGGAACCCTTCTCTGTTTAATGTCCAGATATGAGGCATAAAATAATGTAATCGCAATTGCCAGTGAAGAAATAATAAGAAGTTCAGTCATATATCAAACATTAATTGTTTAACAAGACCTTATTTTTAGTGTTTATTTTTGAAATTATTCTGGTAATAGATATCTTCAAATGTGATTGTATCAGAAACCTTTCTATCTGGAATAGAATATTTCTGATTCAGTCCATAACCGGGGGGACATAAGGGCGGGGATTTATGGAAATAATTGAATTATTTGAAAAGGTTTTGAATGATGCCAATTATGCCGGTGAATTTAATTTTAGTGATCTCAACGGGATAATTGGTGAAAAAAAATATCATGCCCTTGCAGTTCAGACCAGGGGGAAGAGCACCTGCATACTGGTTTTTGTAAACGGCGAAGGAGAGGGGGCGATACAGGTTGACGGCCACGGGATGATGTTCGGGGATAAGGTAGTATATAATATTGATAAAAATGGTTCTTTCAGGTTATTTCTGATTGATAAAAACCTGGCGGAATCTATCTCTGCAAGATCCAGGATTTATGAAAAGAGCCATCTGATGGAGACGGAAAAAACTCGGGACCTCCCTGAATTTTCCAAATTCAGCCTGAAACCTGCAAAAATCACGCTCATAATAACACACGAAGGGCTCCCTGCAGAGGGTCTTAAGGTAAAAATATTCAGGATCGGAGACACCGGACTTCTGGATACCACATCCAAAGAAGGGCATGTCTCATTTGTCCTGCATAAAGGGAAATATGACTGCACAATTACCGACAATGAAAATAGGGAACATAAATACGAGATAATTCAGCCGGGAAGAGACGCAGTCATCAATCTTGAGATATAAATTGGGAGGAGGTGCAGCTGTATATGGACGATAAAAAGAATAATAAACATAAATTCGGATCATTATTCAAAAAGCAGAAATCCACGGATGATGCCGAATCACCAGGCAATACCGGATCTGCAGGGTCAGGATATGAGAAGCTGTTATTTGAAGAAAATGAACCTGAAACACAAAAAAATATTCCGGGCAGAACAGCAGATCAGGATTACGACGATCTAAGTACTCTTTTATCAAAATTTCAACCGGAAAAGAGGGAGAATAAGTCATCTCAACAGGAATCATATCTTTTTCAGCCCATCAATCCAAAAGAAGAGATCCAACCTGAGTCTTCAAATATAGTGTCTCTTTCTCTGGAGAAAAAAGATGATTTCTCAGATCTTCTGAATTTTAAAGAACAAAAAAAGGATGAGAGAACAGGTTCTTCCGGGGCGACGAATAACGACGGTTCTGCAGAGCTGAAAAAGATCTTTGAACTGATGAAAAGTTCGGAACAGCAGAGCGACAATCGCGAAATCGGACAATATGACAGCTCTACTTTATTTGAAGAAGAGGTTACGGATTCAATAAACGAACCTGTGATCGTTCCTGAGGAAAAAAAGGAGATCGCTGAAGAAGAGACAAAAAACTGGGAAGATATTATTCAGCCTTTCCAAACTCCCGGGATCTTCACCCAGAAGACAAAATCTTTTCAGGAGATTATCGACTCCGTTACAAAAAAACCTGAAAAACAGCCTGTAATCCAAAAGCCGGAGCAGCCCCCCAAAAATACAGAGGAACTGGCCACGGAGATAATTGCCGAAAAAGATATACCTGATAATAATCCGGCAAAAAAACGTCCCCAGGCTAAAAAGACGCAATGGTCTGAATATTCCGGCGAAAAAGAGAAGCCGGAGCAAACCCCTGAAAAAGCAGAAGAGCTGCCTGCAGAAATAATTGCCGAAAAAGAGATCACGGACAACAATCTGGCAAAAAAACGTCCTCAGGCTAAAAAGACACAATGGTCTGAAGATTCTGGCGAAGAAGAGAAGCCTGGAGTTGTATTAATCGACCAGTACGCCGAAGACTTTTCCGGGCTCATCCTTCCCGAAGGTGCTACCTTTGAGATAGAGGAATTCAAGATTAAAACACGAAAACCGGCTTTCGAGGCTGAAGACAGGGAAAAAGTCCTTTCAAGGATCGACCAGATATTTGAGAAGAAGATCTCTCTCCCGAAAATCGATGAGACTCTGGAAGAAGAAAATAAAAAAGAGCGTAAAAAGGAAAAGAAAAAATTATTCTCCAAGGTCAAGGATGTATCGGCCAAAGTTGACGAGTACGATCCTAATATTCACGGAAGCCTGGTTGATCTTGAATTCAGGGCGGAAGAGGGGATTGAAGACGTTGAACTATATCCGATCAACGAACCGTATGCATATGTCAGGATTACTTATGACAAAAATTCAAACGAATACCTCTACAATGTTCTCGAACCTGAGTTAAATGACGCCGAAAAGGAATTGTATGCCGAGATAGAACAG from Methanolacinia petrolearia DSM 11571 encodes:
- the hisI gene encoding phosphoribosyl-AMP cyclohydrolase codes for the protein MKINFDDNGLVPVIAQDADSMEVLMLAYANQDAVNKTVATGYAHYYSRSRGKIWKKGEESGNVQEIVRILVDCDEDTLVYQVRQKGKGACHTGYEKCFYRTIDGEVVAKKMFDPGLIYKKNDKKLKSP
- a CDS encoding type II/IV secretion system ATPase subunit yields the protein MDDKKNNKHKFGSLFKKQKSTDDAESPGNTGSAGSGYEKLLFEENEPETQKNIPGRTADQDYDDLSTLLSKFQPEKRENKSSQQESYLFQPINPKEEIQPESSNIVSLSLEKKDDFSDLLNFKEQKKDERTGSSGATNNDGSAELKKIFELMKSSEQQSDNREIGQYDSSTLFEEEVTDSINEPVIVPEEKKEIAEEETKNWEDIIQPFQTPGIFTQKTKSFQEIIDSVTKKPEKQPVIQKPEQPPKNTEELATEIIAEKDIPDNNPAKKRPQAKKTQWSEYSGEKEKPEQTPEKAEELPAEIIAEKEITDNNLAKKRPQAKKTQWSEDSGEEEKPGVVLIDQYAEDFSGLILPEGATFEIEEFKIKTRKPAFEAEDREKVLSRIDQIFEKKISLPKIDETLEEENKKERKKEKKKLFSKVKDVSAKVDEYDPNIHGSLVDLEFRAEEGIEDVELYPINEPYAYVRITYDKNSNEYLYNVLEPELNDAEKELYAEIEQRLFETLDVNTKSISPDEARDILKKAVLEILRDYGIKLTPEKREKIIYSINKNFIGDGLIDSLMHDKYIEDISCDGLNTPIFVFHSNYESLQTNLMYYKASNLDSFVTKLAQRAGKYISIAEPMLDATMADGSRIQMTLGTEVTAHGSTFTIRKFKEEPITPTDLTEWGTFSPLSIAYIWIAVEAGKSCIFAGGTASGKTTSLNAISLFIPPLAKIVTLEDTRELKLPHKNWIPSVTRESFDADGKGTIDMYELLRAALRQRPEYILVGEVRGQEALTLFQAMSTGHVTYATMHADSVASVVHRLENPPLNVPRNMLNALDLVSVQVQARISGKRIRRNKQLIEVLDIDPRTKELITNEVFKWHPSTDEIRYSGKSYILEEIMEEKGWDDDRMKEELKRRQEILEWMRIKNLRNYKDVGRVLMSYFRDPDAIIKFVRSELYEQL
- a CDS encoding PINc/VapC family ATPase, with protein sequence MKLVPDTSVVIDGRITSMIQDSGEYKGATIIVPEAVIAELEAQANQGREIGFSGLTELQELSKLAEEGIIEIKYVGERPSLDQVKLASGGEIDALIRKVALEHEDALFITSDIVQSEVARAKGINVLYLKPQIGEFSPLTIDNYFDENTLAVFLKERTKPVAKKGTLRDSKIIYLREEPLSEYELKHMSQEILERAKRDPDGFIELEKRGITIVQIGSMRISISRRPFSDGMEITAVRPIVERSLNDYKMADVIGKKLSGGKRGIIITGAPGTGKTTLAQSAAVFLSEKGSVVKTMEAPRDIQVPDKITQYTALEGSMENTAEVMLLIRPDFVIFDELRKNVDFRVFADMRLAGVGMVGVVHATNAGDALQRFLGRVEFGVINQVIDTIVLVKDGEIAAVYDLLFDFKVPEFIPDEDDELSIRPVISVVNYSTGKVESEIFRYDGETILISEKATELSEPGKQPEAEKEAAGGDISMRLVEREIQREIGRFTAGKIIVSMQNENKAVVYIDDKDVPAAIGKGGKNVASIVNKLSIGIDIRPMSEYSSEVQPKKEADYDKPVLMPAAGDAGKKGGLDIRIDRKNLIVSSPENRGKIVDVFGGKEYLFTATVNDDGEIHMSKNNSIAQEMIRRYNDGEEIRLRPV
- a CDS encoding A24 family peptidase C-terminal domain-containing protein, translating into MTELLIISSLAIAITLFYASYLDIKQRRVPFVTWIPAIAVAGALVIIFYYLNYGQYAGIDILQFSILPFIIAFMLLFLDWAYTVYIKKVDSSELDKKILAETYISWFLLSIPSSVLVFSYFTGYINFFSIFALISFIFCIFLELISVMHLWGGADSTAMIIISSTIPFFPVVPLWGYPEVTFFFPMSVMLNAVLLNLSVPVGLFIYNVLKKNRAPLKYMFIGYPVPGKDITDHFGYIIEEFEENGDRIERKFLKFSSSIGRMVSGKRRMYTQDFRNNPSEYKKELELYKKAGSVWISFGVPFIIPILAGFLFTFFIGDIFSLLLQIAGVV